Genomic segment of Apium graveolens cultivar Ventura chromosome 7, ASM990537v1, whole genome shotgun sequence:
AAATATATAATTTGAAAAATTACAAGAGTGGtgtcataaaatagcttagaatttttagaaatatataaaaatcattttgaaatttattgatgaaaatatttttaaaattatttttctcaaaacaaagAATACACTATACAAATCACATTTAAGAGCAAATAATATATTTCTTGCTTCCAAAATTCTCAAATAATTGAACACAATTATTATGCATCAATCCAATAACAAAAACACATATCCACCAATTTTTTTTGAAACTACTAAATCATATTTAtagaatattcaattaaataatacATGAActaccggttgtaacatcctctcccccttaaaggattctgtcctcgaaATCTAAGAGAatagatgaggataccgggaacgcatctCAGACTCTAGCTCCCATATCGATTATTCGACTTTAGgattcctccaaagcactttcactatctttactgacttatttctaagactcttctcttgccaatcgagtattttgacaggttgctccacataagacaaatctttctgaatttctaatggctcatactctatcacatgattGACATCCAAATTATACTTTTAAGCAAAGACacgtggaatacattatgaacaTGTTGATATTGAGGCGGTAGAGCTAACTCATAGGTTACTTTTCCTACTTGATTTAAGATTTCAAAATGACCAATATAACGCGGTGCCAATTTTACCTTTTTCCCAAATCGAGTCAAACccttccatggtgacactttcagtaaTACAGCTTCACCCATTTGGAAACTCACATCCTTTCGGGAaggatctgcatacttcctttgtctGTCTTGAGCAGAAATTAGTCTCTTCCAAATTAAGGCGACTGTTTCCTTCATTTGCTGAACTAATTCAGGGCTGAGAACTTTTCCTTCTTCTACGTCATCCCAATTTGTCGgagatctgcattttcttccgtataaagcttcatacggaggcattccgATGCTGGAGTGGTAACTGTTGTTGTATGAGAACTCTACGAgtggtaagtgatcatcccaaccTCCTATGAAATCGATTGCACAGCTACGCAACATTTCTTCAATTATTTCAGGGATAAAAATCCTTGATgcaaatcttaatattccttgctcatcctttttcGTACATATCTTCCCCCGTCAGTTGATTATTCTCTCGACTCATCACTTcctcttgacatttctttatcttctacaatagttctggctgaaaagtcataccGTGACAAATCTCTTTCGACGTCCCGCAAATACAGAGTTCTAATTCAAATCTTTCAATCTCCTCAGATAACTCCCTTGACATGGTTATcgtattcaacctttccttcctactcaaggcatcgcctactacattcgcctttcctcGATGGTAATGTTTGATTAGCTCCAACCATCTCCgttgtctcatgttaagttccttctgggtgaatatatacttcaggcttttctgatccgtgtagatttcacacttcttcccgtataggtaatgtctccatatcttgagtgcgaacactatggctgCCAGTTCCAGATCATGGGTTGGGTATTTTATTTCATGAGGTTTAATCTGTCATGATGCATATGGAATcaccttattatgttgcattagcacacatcctagtcctttatgtgaagcgtcgctataaatcacaaaatcttctttgTCGTCGGGTAGTAccgatactggcatggtaaccaatttctgttttaactcttgaaagctttcaTCACATTCCGCATTCCATTCAAACTTAtaattcttccttgtcaacttggATAACGGCGTAGtgatctttgagaaatcctttacaaaccttctgtagtatccAGCCAATCCTATAAAGCTTCttacttccgtaggagtcttgggtctctcccaactcataattgcttCGATCTCTACGGGGTCCACCCTAATTCCTTCGCTTCCAATTATATGCCctaaaaattaaacttcttttaaccaaaactcacactttgagaacttTGCATACAACCTCTCTTGTCTAAGAATCTCCAAAACTATCTACAAGTGTTGCTCATACTCTACTGCCATCTTCGAGTATattagaatatcatcaatgaacaTCACAACAAACTGGTCCAAGTATTTCTTAAAAACTCGATTCATTAAGTCCATAAAAGCTGCATGAGCATTTGTTAATCCGAAaggcattactaaaaactcataatgtccaaTCTCGTCCTAAATGCCATCTTTGGGATGTCTTCTGGTTTAATCTTTAACTGGTGGTATCCTGACCTAAAGTCAATCTTCAAAAaacactttgctcctttcagttgatcaaataaatcatctattcTCGGCAACGGATACCGATTCTTAATCATCATTTTGTTCAATTCTCGGTATCGATACAGAGTCTCATGCTTccttctttcttctttacgaaaaGGACTGGCGCTCCCCATAGCGACGTACTTGGCCTTATGACCCCTTTATCCAATAGTTCTTGTATCCGACTCGCTAACTGTTTCATCTCTGCTGGTtccattctataaggtgccttcgaaacgGGTTTCGTGCATGGGGCAAGATTAATCTCAAACTCAATCTGCCGATCTGGCGGTagtcctggtaattcttctggaaacacatctgggaattcTTTTACTACTGGAATCTCCTCTATGCTAGGAAATTCTTTcctgaatctactacataggctaAATATGCTTCACATCCTTTCCTAAGTAGCTTGCTGGCTTGAATAGCAGTGAGAAATAGTTGCccttgcttctggcccttaaataTCACCTTACTCTCATTCTTTGCTCGTAAATAGACCTTCTTAGAtctacaatctatctgagcattattattttctaaccaatccattcctaatcTTATATaaaactcccctaacttgaaaagtatcaagtcgaCTGAAAACTTATGCCAGGAGATGTCAATCTCACATTGAGGGCAAAATTGACTCACAtgtatctttccttgattggaaATTACTATGTTCATCGCTTCACTCATATCCTTCTTATCACAGTTTAATTTATTAGCAAAAGTTTATGATATAAAAGACtttgtagctcctgaatcaatcaatactttagcttcaacattatttattgaaagcttacctgctatcacctcggaattctgaacaacatccttcattttCAGATTAAAAGTCCTTGCTGATGCTTGTGGAGTCACTACAGGtggtggaggtaacgccaacaTTTCTGGTGGTGTTGCGGTGCTAGTGCTTGCTATATTCATCATGCTTTTGATTAATCCGGTTGACCTGCACTCCTTGGCAATATGTCTAACTTTTCCGCACTTGTAGCATGTTACTCCAGGTTTATGTACCTTACACTCAttggccaaatgtcccttctgattgcatcGATAACATGTCATGCTGAGCTTGTTGCAAATTCTGGAATGCTTCTTCCCACAATGCCTACATTCGACCCTTAGCTGTTTGTCATCATTCTCTTGGCCCTGATTCTGCTGATGGTTTCCTTTATTGTCTTGTCTCTTATTCATTTCCCCTTTCTTCTGTGCATTCCATCCTTTCTGAAATCCAATTCTCTTAACGTTTATATCTTACTGGTACCCTGATTCTGACCTCTCCTTATGGTGAAACACTTTCCTCTTTTTATTATCTCTTTCCTTTCTAAATTACGCTCCATTACTTTCAATCAACGCCGCCTTCTGAACTACCCCAGCGTAGGTACCAATCTCAAACATCGACACTCTATCTCGAATCCAATATTCGAGCCCTTGTTGAAATCTCCGAGCCTTCTCTTCATCTGTATCCACATACTTGGTCACAAATCTTGACAATTCTGTAAAAttcttctcatattccaagaCTGTCATATttccttgtttcaattccaagAATTTCATCTCCATCTGTTTCTGCACATACCGGGGGTAAtgtttttccaaaaataactcctTAAACCTAGTCCAAGTAACTGGTTGAACTTCTTCCAAAGCTTtgactgaatcccaccaatagatcgCTTCCCCTTTTGAGAAATACGTGGCATATACGGTCTTCTGTTCTTCCCCTACTCGAACCAATTCGAAAGAtctctccatttctcttatccaAGTGTTGGCTactactggatcagtggtatcatgaaaagcCGGAGGGTTCACATTCTGGAAAGTTTTGAAAGTCACAATTTGTTGAGGTGGCTCGGGTGGATCTGGTTGATGTTGGTGTTGATCATGATTCTCTTGGTTTcaaaattgttgttgaagagtttgttgttgttgagcaaTTGCATTAGTCTGTTGTTGCAGAGTTTCCAATATTCGGAGGATATTGGGGCAGGTTGCAGAAGCAGTACTAGTTTGCTTTGTCTTTTTAGGAGGCATATTTATGAAAAGAAAATTGGTAACAAGCAGGTATGATTATGACAGATATTTCAAAGCTAGGTTATTACAAGGTCAATTTGATCGCATGATTTTAGAGTTTAACAAGGTTATACATGATTGTAAGCAGGAAAGCAGAAAAAGATAGGTAATGTTGGGGACAACAAAAGTGCATAAGTAAGCTTGGAACAATTGCGATAATCACAAGCATGGTTATGAAATAACAGGTTTAACAAGATAGTTAGGAGTATAGAGATCATTTCAAAGCCAAGGTGTTATAAAATTAAGGGGGTCACATGCCTCCATATTCCAATTATTGGCAATAAAGGTGATATACAATTCGAGAAACGAAAGAGAaattgaaatgaaatgataatgaATCGAAATGATAGTGAAACGAAATGATAGCGCATCAATCATTAAAACATAGTTATCTTACAACACAACCTGAGTAAGGTTTCAATTTTAAAGTTCAACAACATCATGGTTCTGAAAGGAAATAAAGAAACTATATAGTTCGAGAAATACAATCAACGTAAAGGATAGCCAACTGGAAAGGGAATAGGAAGTCTGGCTCCTAATTTGGCCTATTGGTCATCTACCTAGGTCTCCTTGTTAACATCACGAGCTATCGAGATCGCTTCCCACTACTCTCCCTAAAGCACCTTCACAATGCCCTGAAGTTCATCCGCTACCATCTGGATGGTGTACTGGCTGCATCGGTCACGGTGCACTGGCATCTCCCTGAGCTTAGTGTTAACGAACTGCGTCAAGGACTCGAGTCTTGCAATCAACTGTGCCTTAGGTTCCTCCTTAAGCCGAGTATCATCCTGAAATGCTACATCCAGTCGCTCCATAAGTCGGTCATACTTCCCTTGGAGCCTATCAAACTGGAGCCTCAAGTCAGAGTACACGGAGAATGCTATAGTGTCAGATGGCGCCGAGGACGAAGAAGAATGCATCCTTTGCTGAGGAACAATATATACGAAGGAAAATATTAGCGACTTCCTCGAATAATATCTACTTACACTCTCGTATTTCCTATATATATAAACCCTATAACCTATATGGACTTTTTAGGGACTCTAAACCTTAGCtttgataccaaaacctgtcacagccccaaaataacactaacaaaatataactgaataaataaaaagttattacaaatgACTGTTAACAACAGAATCCAAGATCACAAAGGTTAAGTGTTTGAATCGTCCAACACTACAACAATTACAACTTATATATAAAGCTACCGGTCCTCACACAATGCCAACTATAGtacctgagctctcacataagcctcaacaTCTCCACCGGTAGACATACAAGCAATCTGCTTGAATCTCtccatacttgctagctgaaatatcatgaatgaaaagcaagaagtgagccaaacgCTCAGCAAGGTATATCATAAGATAAAATTTAACATCATAGCAATTTATATCTGGAAATTGAGGTGTATGGCATCACTATTCAAGTCAAAACATTTGTAACCAAgtcattgctcaaaatcattttatgatgctacagattacaaccggtgatcaacctcgaagtaatcccgaacctcgctgggttcttaACAATTTAAGGGGATCCCTAGGtatcttttaagcctaatataataagtgtgaaagggacttgcgtcttagtctaatttaccaatctcaagaaaacattattttatttaaagagaaattatcttttataaaactgatgccaaggAGAACTTTACAAAGATCTAAACAAAATGGGTTTAAATCATCAATCAAAGATTTTGAGTTATGGAACTCTTATCAGAATGATGTGACTTCTCACTAGCAGTGTTTTCAAAGATGGACAACAATGGTTCGACAACCagggaagaaagtattgaaaaataATCATAACGTTAATCAACAAGATAGAGATCTCAAAATTTGAGGGTTGTATATGGGATATATCTAGTGGCAAAGATTGGGTATGATTATATGGATTTATATAAAAAGTTGATAACTCGGAGGTGTTAGAGTGACAAGGAATAGCGGTTAATCAAGAGATTACACTATCAAGGCAAATGAAGTATATAATTTATAAGGGTATCTTGAAATGGCCAAGACATTCAGTTTAAGTCAAAGGTAGGTACTAGGTCGAATTGAAATAAAATAGTGATAAGGGTGTGATTTTATAATCGCATATACAGACTTAAAGCAAGTCCAATAATTGTAAGCAAGGTATGACATTGGCAATATCTCAATTTAAAATCAGAGTATTTGTAACGATATATCATGGTgacaaaaatattaaaaagatCAATATACGAGCATGCTATAATAATTCAAGGGAGTGGTTTAGAACGCTTGCAATACATCATAATAGTTCAGAATAATTCTCAGTATTTATCTCGAGAGGTTCAAAGGACACTTGAATAATATAGTTTAAAGaaaatatcacttgaacgataagtgaagcacaatacacttgccttaagaaggctGGACTAACTCTCGTCTTGATCGTGGAAGCAACCGAGAGCATTACTCGACTTTGACGACAAACTTACTACTTTTTActgagcctacacaaaatattaGACCTCATCAAGATACATTCTCACGAAATCTCCAACCTAGTTAAAGAAATCAAATCATAGTGGCGCTTAGGCCTATTTACACATTCGACTCTTAGTACGCACATAATAACACCATGTTCCAAGTAGTCATTTAggagcacataacacatttaatcacataatatattatttaaacaTAGTGAACTAATAATTATTGAATGATCTCACCCCACCAATAAAATGACTCGAAGTGCTCGACTAGTCTATTGCAACCCACGAGCTCTCCAAACTCGAAGTGCCCTATTACGACAAACCCCATTTCACTTGACCACAACCCTGGACTAACCTCCTACTGACCTCTAACTACCATAAGAAATCAATGCTCAACTTAGGCCTTACCTCTAGAGACTCAAAAACTAAGTGGAAGGTCAAAGTGCTCCTAAGTGCGACACCTAGGTGACAACAAATGTTTCCTAGTGTCATTGAACCTTCTTCCACTCAAAGTTTGATACTCAACTTACTACACTGGAATCTCAGAACCTAAACCTAACTTGTGCACTTGGAATGACAACAAGGCCTACACTAGGCCTTCCTGGGTCTACTCCCAAAGTTGACTCTCCCCTGATCCAGTGACACTCAAATTGCCCTGTTTTGCTCTCACTTTAAACGCTTGGTTTTAACTCTAAACTCCCAAACTATGGCTTCCCAAATACTCTCTAGTATCAGTGATAACCgaggcctaatgagggcctacccataaCACCACTTTATGACCTCCAAACTACACCAAACCTAAACTGTCCTCTGTTTTGACAGATTTAGTGTTTtcgtgtgtgcacctcactaaatggtagGTTTTATTTAATATAAGGCTTCTGGACTCAAGTATAACCCAAGTCCCAACTATCTGCATCTCGGGCCTACCAAGGCCTAAAAAATGGCCATTCAAAATTCACCAACAACTAGTGTGCAAATTTGGAAAAACCAAGTGTCCTACTCTaatccttccaccttaactcccacctTAAAACCAAGAAATCAACCTTGACCCAAGCAACCCTACTGCACTAATACTCTCAACTAATACCTCAACAATGGGGAGACCATTCATACCCTAGTGCACCTACATGCAAACAATTTACCACAAGCAAATCTAGTTAATAATTTAACATGATTTCGGCTAAACATGAAAGATCATTTCTTACAAATTCGACTTTAAACACTTACCCAATACTAGTAATCATGCATACTATCTTAACTTAACTAATTTTAGCAAAATAACATGGCAAGAACTCTTATTATGCACAAACAAATTCGAATTTCAAGAGTTTAATCATGTATGCATGTTTTCGAATATAGTAGCAAAAGTATCATGGTTTTCCATCAATATCTTATCTTAAAACTAACTTGCAATACTAGAAATGGCCATCAAATGAATGATCAGTAACATGCTAGGAGTTTTATCAGGTTTCTTTTGCAAAAACACACAATACTAGCACATAAGCAATGTATCTCATGGAGAAGCcttggattcacaagaatcaaggttttTCTCTTTAAGTTTAAACAAACACACAACATGCAATCATAGATCATAATCTTTTAAGCATAAGAATCTTTGGGAAGTGAGTAAACTAATCATGGGAAGCGAAATTACACTAGAAGAGGGTGATAAATTGATGAAAAATGGAAAGGAATGGGGGATGGGGGTGTTCGGCCGAGAGGGAGAAGAAGGAGAGAGAAGAAAGAAAGATGAATGGGTGGAGTGGAGTGTGGTGGAGTGTTTGAGTGTTCAAGTGAAATTAATCATCTTTTTTCTACTTTTATACACATGCAAGAGTAAGTGGATTTTGTTTTTACAAATTTACCCCTCTCCCACTTAAAGGcaagatttgcatgcaaggttaattGAGTAATTTGGATGGAGGAAGTGTGGTTAGTTTGGTTGGAAATTTCAATGGTACCCTTTACTTTGTATTGGGAGTAAAATGCATGCATTGGTATCTaggtaatttgctaattataaatcaaattaattataaagaataaattttatagacaaaaatataatttcaaaaattacaagagtggtgtcataaaatagcttagaatttttagaaatatataaaaatcattttgaaatttattgatgaaaatatttttaaaacgatttttctcaaaataaagaATACACTCTACAAATCACATTTAAAAGCAAATAATACATTTCTTGCTTCCAAAATTCTCAAATAATTGAACACAATTATTATGCATCAATCCAATAAAAAACACATATCCACCATTTTTTATACGACTAAATCATATTTATAGAATATTCAATTAACTAATACATGAACTACCGGTTAACAATAATTTTCTTCTGTTCAAGCACATACACTCTATAggtagttctctccaatgaatattccagaaaaattgctttaaaaatcttagagtcaaattttcccacatatttagagttgtcttttagcacaaagcacttgctttcaaacacatgcagatgcttcacagtaggct
This window contains:
- the LOC141674584 gene encoding uncharacterized protein LOC141674584 yields the protein MERSFELVRVGEEQKTVYATYFSKGEAIYWWDSVKALEEVQPVTWTRFKELFLEKHYPRYVQKQMEMKFLELKQGNMTVLEYEKNFTELSRFVTKYVDTDEEKARRFQQGLEYWIRDRVSMFEIGTYAGVVQKAALIESNGA